A single region of the bacterium genome encodes:
- a CDS encoding phosphotransferase family protein — translation MKGIQQDNLDRYFAEHIAGVAPPLRFDMIVGGHSNLTYLAEDAKGRKMVLRRPPLGMVLATAHDMSREHRILAGLGGSAVPVAPVLALCEDESVNDAPFYVMEYVEGDVLTTPGQTEKTVPADRREALGMHIIETLAHLHDIEPDDVGLGDLGRREAYLTRQLKRWKGQWEKSKTRELAAMEEAHALLESKMPEQNGASIVHGDYRMGNFLSDGANGRIAAVLDWELCTLGDPMADVGYLMNDWNGPNDSRPTASGTGESAISCGGFPTREAMLARYEELTGRSTAGVDYYRAFQYWRLAAIVEGVLARYLKGVMGDGGDTERFRKQVDALAEAAVELASSDALQG, via the coding sequence ATGAAGGGCATCCAGCAAGACAACCTCGACCGCTATTTCGCCGAGCACATCGCGGGCGTTGCGCCGCCGCTCCGCTTCGACATGATCGTCGGCGGCCACTCCAACCTGACCTACCTCGCCGAGGACGCGAAGGGCCGAAAGATGGTCCTGCGACGCCCCCCGCTCGGGATGGTCCTCGCTACCGCCCACGACATGTCCCGAGAGCACCGCATCCTCGCGGGTCTCGGTGGCAGCGCCGTCCCGGTCGCGCCGGTGCTCGCGCTCTGCGAAGACGAGTCGGTGAACGACGCGCCCTTCTACGTGATGGAGTACGTCGAGGGCGACGTCCTCACGACGCCGGGCCAGACCGAGAAGACCGTCCCCGCGGACCGACGCGAAGCGCTCGGGATGCACATCATCGAAACCCTGGCGCACCTCCACGACATCGAGCCCGACGACGTCGGTCTCGGCGACCTCGGACGCCGCGAGGCGTACCTCACCCGCCAGCTCAAGCGCTGGAAGGGACAGTGGGAGAAGTCGAAGACGCGCGAGCTGGCGGCGATGGAGGAAGCGCACGCGCTCCTCGAGTCGAAGATGCCGGAGCAGAACGGGGCTTCGATCGTCCACGGCGACTACCGCATGGGGAACTTCCTGTCGGACGGAGCGAACGGCCGGATCGCCGCGGTGCTCGACTGGGAGCTCTGCACCCTGGGCGACCCGATGGCGGACGTCGGCTACTTGATGAACGACTGGAACGGCCCGAACGACTCGCGTCCGACCGCGAGCGGAACCGGCGAGTCGGCGATCTCCTGCGGCGGGTTCCCGACGCGGGAGGCGATGCTGGCACGCTACGAAGAGCTGACCGGCCGGAGCACCGCCGGCGTCGACTACTACCGCGCATTCCAGTACTGGCGCCTCGCCGCGATCGTCGAGGGGGTGCTCGCTCGCTATCTCAAGGGCGTGATGGGCGACGGCGGCGACACCGAGCGCTTCCGCAAACAGGTCGACGCCCTGGCCGAAGCCGCCGTCGAGCTGGCCAGCTCGGACGCACTCCAGGGCTAG
- a CDS encoding trypsin-like peptidase domain-containing protein produces the protein MRVVFSAAVSLGLILFGVWIGSLVFSVPTPAVAEPEGPAVAEPDRPVLAPPTPLSAPDPALLESERNTMDVFRRADPSVVFVTNNALRRDFFSMDVTEVPQGAGSGFLWDEHGHVVTNFHVLEGGQTFSITLPTGVTRDARVVGVEPRKDLAVLHFDTEGLDLQPLPLGASAKLAVGQKVLAIGNPFGLDRTLTTGIISALGREFPTQGGFVIEDVIQTDASINPGNSGGPLLDSRGRVIGVNTAIYSPSGASAGIGFAIPIDTVQRIVPQLIRFGQVRRVGLGVRVLRDQIVQRWGIAGVGIHEVAPGSEAERAGLRSVVADRYGRVASVDVVIALDGARIDGFAALANALDGREPGEKVTLSVLRDDEILEIEMRLQELGR, from the coding sequence ATGCGCGTCGTCTTCTCGGCTGCGGTCTCCCTCGGACTGATCCTCTTCGGGGTCTGGATCGGGAGCCTCGTCTTCTCCGTACCGACGCCGGCGGTCGCGGAACCGGAGGGCCCGGCCGTCGCCGAGCCTGATAGGCCCGTTCTGGCACCGCCCACCCCGCTCTCCGCCCCCGATCCGGCGCTCCTCGAGAGCGAGCGCAACACGATGGACGTGTTCCGCCGCGCGGATCCCTCGGTCGTCTTCGTGACGAACAACGCGCTCCGCCGCGACTTCTTCTCGATGGACGTGACCGAGGTGCCCCAGGGTGCCGGATCGGGCTTCCTGTGGGACGAGCACGGCCACGTCGTCACGAATTTCCACGTCCTCGAAGGCGGGCAGACCTTCTCGATCACCCTGCCCACAGGCGTCACCCGCGATGCGCGCGTCGTCGGCGTCGAGCCGCGCAAGGACCTCGCCGTTCTCCATTTCGATACGGAGGGGCTCGACCTCCAACCCCTTCCGCTCGGCGCGAGCGCGAAGCTCGCCGTCGGCCAGAAGGTCCTCGCGATCGGCAATCCCTTCGGCCTCGACCGGACCCTCACGACCGGCATCATCAGCGCCCTCGGCCGCGAGTTCCCGACCCAGGGCGGCTTCGTGATCGAGGACGTGATCCAGACCGACGCGTCGATCAATCCGGGCAACTCCGGCGGCCCCCTGCTCGACTCACGGGGCCGCGTGATCGGCGTGAACACCGCGATCTACAGCCCGAGCGGTGCCAGCGCGGGCATCGGCTTCGCAATCCCGATCGACACGGTCCAGCGGATCGTCCCCCAGCTGATCCGCTTCGGGCAGGTCCGCCGCGTCGGCCTCGGCGTGCGTGTGCTCCGGGACCAGATCGTCCAGCGCTGGGGAATCGCGGGCGTCGGCATCCACGAGGTCGCGCCGGGCAGCGAAGCCGAACGCGCAGGCCTGCGCAGCGTCGTCGCCGACCGCTACGGCCGCGTCGCCTCCGTCGACGTGGTCATCGCGCTCGACGGCGCACGGATCGACGGCTTCGCGGCCCTCGCCAACGCCCTGGACGGTCGGGAGCCTGGCGAGAAGGTCACGCTTTCGGTCCTGCGCGACGACGAGATCCTCGAGATCGAGATGCGCCTTCAGGAACTCGGGCGCTAG
- a CDS encoding aspartate kinase, producing MSIRVCKFGGSSVADAGQMRKVRAIVEAEAERRFVVPSAPGKRSADDIKVTDLLYRTNDAATAGESIEPLFDQIAERYQKIVADLGLDFDLDPALAEVHDRIAGGAGADYAASRGEYLNGVILSKLLDRPLIDPATMIRFDADGRFLAEETQKAVAERLGSEETGVVPGFYGALPDGSIKTFSRGGSDVTGAIVSRGVGASVYENWTDVSGLLMTDPRIVDSPRTIGELTYRELRELAYMGATVLHDEAIFPVREAGIPVHIKNTNAPDDRGTVIARGGLEGAPTGRVTGIAGRKDFTIIALEKTLMNAEIGFGRRLLGVLEAHGLSWEHIPSGIDTLSIVLKSDAVEGRLDDLLEAIRRECAPDTIEVNAGIALIATVGRGMSHVPGTAARLFGALADAGINIRMIDQGSSELNIIVGVENGDFEKTVRVIYDAFVDGA from the coding sequence ATGAGCATTCGTGTCTGCAAATTCGGCGGCAGCAGCGTGGCCGACGCCGGCCAGATGCGAAAGGTGCGCGCGATCGTCGAGGCGGAGGCAGAGCGACGCTTCGTCGTCCCCTCCGCGCCCGGCAAACGAAGCGCCGACGACATCAAGGTCACCGACCTTCTCTACCGTACGAACGACGCAGCGACCGCCGGCGAATCGATCGAGCCCCTCTTCGACCAGATCGCGGAGCGTTATCAGAAGATCGTCGCGGACCTCGGCCTCGACTTCGATCTCGACCCCGCCCTCGCCGAGGTCCACGACCGGATCGCCGGCGGCGCCGGGGCGGACTACGCAGCGAGCCGCGGGGAGTACCTGAACGGCGTGATCCTCTCGAAGCTGTTGGATCGTCCGCTGATCGACCCGGCGACGATGATCCGTTTCGACGCGGACGGCCGCTTCCTCGCGGAGGAGACGCAGAAGGCCGTCGCAGAGCGGCTGGGTTCGGAGGAGACCGGGGTCGTCCCCGGCTTCTACGGCGCCCTGCCCGACGGCTCGATCAAGACCTTCTCCCGAGGTGGCTCGGACGTGACGGGCGCGATCGTGTCCCGCGGCGTCGGCGCATCGGTCTACGAGAACTGGACCGACGTCTCGGGCCTGCTGATGACCGACCCGCGGATCGTCGATTCGCCGCGGACCATCGGCGAGCTCACCTATCGCGAGCTCCGCGAGCTCGCGTACATGGGCGCAACCGTTCTCCACGACGAGGCGATCTTCCCCGTGCGCGAAGCGGGCATCCCCGTTCACATCAAGAACACCAACGCGCCCGACGATCGAGGGACCGTGATCGCGCGGGGCGGCCTCGAGGGGGCGCCGACGGGCCGCGTGACCGGCATCGCCGGCCGCAAGGACTTCACGATCATCGCCCTCGAGAAGACGCTGATGAACGCCGAGATCGGCTTCGGCCGGCGCCTGCTCGGCGTCCTCGAGGCCCACGGCCTGTCCTGGGAGCACATCCCGAGCGGAATCGACACGCTCTCGATCGTGCTGAAGAGCGATGCGGTCGAGGGCCGCCTCGACGATCTCCTCGAAGCGATCCGAAGGGAATGTGCGCCCGACACGATCGAGGTCAACGCGGGCATCGCGCTGATCGCGACCGTCGGGCGCGGCATGAGCCACGTTCCCGGAACCGCGGCCCGGCTCTTCGGCGCGCTCGCCGACGCGGGCATCAACATCCGCATGATCGATCAGGGATCGAGCGAGCTGAACATCATCGTGGGCGTCGAGAACGGCGACTTCGAGAAGACCGTGCGCGTGATCTACGACGCCTTCGTGGACGGCGCGTGA
- the selD gene encoding selenide, water dikinase SelD — translation MNTETKTATDRKTVVLVGGGHAHVQVLRRWAMDPPQAIRPIVVLDRAVAVYSGMVPGLVAGDYRASELEIDVVPLARRAGAGVVLAPALDLDPVRREIQIEGRPPLRFDLASLDVGSTVRGLDLPGVREHALATRPIGRFVREVETQVERLKALGGRPRIVLVGGGAAGVELAFTLDSRLRGEGIEPELHVLTSDDALLRGAAPAARSAIAQEAAARGIETHTHRRVLRVEAGGVVSEDVTAAGDRGSETLAADLVVWAAGAASGAFPAHEGVSRLATDDEGFLLVRDTLQAEGHDDVFAVGDCARLSSHPWVPRAGVYAVRQGPVLERNLRARAEGGRLRPYRPQRDFLSLLNLGGGRALGAKWGRAASGPSVFHLKDWIDRRFMDRFQILDDEGRVRPANAKLGAMGDDEEEEMACGGCAAKLGAEPLSAALAALPKPPPDQSVVLGLDARDDVAATRAEGGGTTLHNVDVIRAFCDDPWLVGRVAATNALSDLHAKGGRPRHAQAIIGLPELPPQAAQEELFQTLAGLRSILDPLGVSLLGGHTTLGDALTVGLAVSGDGPSPDALLRQSGGRPGDRLLLTQPIGTGVLLAADMQGLATGAQVEAAHGAMQHTNDVAGRLALEIEGTHAATDVTGFGLAGHLLTLLDEGALDGRLDREQVPMLPGARGLWETGLRSTAHPANRDAFGERLRGADDLDEAWLLDPQTAGGLLLAVAPEAVDATIAAFEAAGEPSPVPIGTLVPSAGARPVIEVVDGAA, via the coding sequence TTGAACACGGAGACGAAGACGGCGACCGATCGCAAGACCGTCGTTCTGGTGGGCGGAGGCCACGCCCACGTCCAGGTGCTCCGACGCTGGGCGATGGATCCGCCGCAAGCGATTCGTCCGATCGTCGTCCTCGACCGTGCCGTCGCCGTCTACTCGGGCATGGTGCCCGGGCTCGTCGCCGGGGACTACCGCGCCTCCGAGCTCGAGATCGACGTCGTCCCCCTGGCCCGCCGCGCCGGCGCGGGCGTCGTCCTCGCCCCGGCCCTCGACCTCGACCCGGTCCGCCGCGAAATCCAGATCGAAGGTCGCCCACCGCTCCGATTCGACCTGGCCAGCCTCGACGTCGGCTCGACCGTCCGCGGCCTCGACCTGCCCGGCGTTCGCGAGCACGCCCTCGCGACTCGCCCGATCGGGCGCTTCGTCCGCGAGGTCGAGACGCAGGTGGAACGCCTGAAAGCGCTCGGCGGACGCCCCCGGATCGTGCTCGTCGGGGGTGGCGCAGCGGGCGTCGAGCTCGCCTTCACGCTCGACAGCCGACTCCGAGGCGAGGGAATCGAGCCCGAGCTGCACGTGCTCACGAGCGACGACGCGCTGCTCCGCGGCGCCGCCCCCGCCGCTCGATCGGCGATCGCGCAGGAAGCCGCCGCGCGCGGGATCGAGACCCACACCCACCGTCGCGTCCTTCGCGTGGAAGCCGGGGGCGTGGTGTCGGAGGACGTGACGGCCGCGGGCGATCGCGGGAGCGAGACCCTCGCCGCGGATCTCGTGGTCTGGGCCGCGGGCGCGGCCTCGGGCGCGTTCCCGGCGCACGAGGGCGTCTCACGGCTCGCGACCGACGACGAGGGCTTCCTGCTGGTTCGCGACACGCTCCAGGCGGAGGGCCACGACGACGTCTTCGCCGTCGGCGACTGCGCGCGGCTCTCCAGCCATCCCTGGGTGCCCCGCGCCGGGGTCTACGCGGTCCGTCAGGGTCCCGTCCTCGAGCGGAACCTGCGCGCGCGGGCCGAGGGCGGAAGGCTCCGCCCCTATCGCCCACAGCGGGACTTTCTCTCGCTCTTGAATCTCGGTGGCGGCCGGGCCCTCGGCGCGAAGTGGGGGCGCGCCGCGAGCGGTCCGTCCGTCTTCCACCTGAAGGACTGGATCGATCGCCGCTTCATGGATCGTTTCCAGATCCTCGACGACGAAGGACGGGTGCGTCCGGCGAACGCGAAGCTCGGCGCGATGGGCGACGACGAGGAAGAAGAGATGGCCTGCGGCGGCTGCGCGGCGAAGCTCGGCGCCGAGCCCCTGTCGGCGGCCCTCGCCGCCCTCCCGAAGCCCCCGCCCGACCAGAGCGTCGTGCTCGGTCTCGACGCGCGGGACGACGTCGCGGCGACCCGCGCCGAGGGCGGAGGGACGACGCTCCACAACGTCGACGTGATCCGCGCCTTCTGCGACGACCCGTGGCTCGTCGGCCGCGTCGCCGCAACGAACGCGCTCTCCGACCTGCATGCCAAGGGCGGCCGGCCGCGTCACGCCCAGGCGATCATCGGCCTGCCCGAGCTCCCGCCTCAGGCCGCGCAGGAGGAGCTGTTCCAGACCCTCGCCGGCCTGCGCTCGATCCTCGACCCTCTCGGCGTCTCGCTCCTCGGTGGACACACGACCCTCGGCGATGCGCTCACGGTCGGCCTGGCCGTGTCCGGCGACGGTCCCTCTCCCGATGCGTTGCTCCGGCAATCCGGCGGGCGGCCCGGCGACCGACTCCTGCTCACGCAACCGATCGGCACCGGCGTGCTCCTCGCCGCGGACATGCAGGGACTCGCGACCGGCGCCCAGGTCGAAGCGGCCCACGGGGCGATGCAACACACCAACGACGTCGCCGGTCGACTCGCCCTCGAGATCGAGGGCACGCATGCCGCGACCGACGTGACCGGCTTCGGTCTCGCCGGGCACCTGTTGACCCTGCTCGACGAAGGCGCCCTCGACGGGCGCCTCGACCGCGAGCAGGTGCCGATGCTGCCCGGGGCCCGGGGTCTCTGGGAAACGGGGCTCCGATCGACGGCCCACCCGGCCAATCGGGATGCGTTCGGAGAACGGCTCCGCGGCGCCGACGATCTCGACGAGGCCTGGCTCCTCGATCCGCAGACGGCGGGTGGCCTCCTCCTCGCGGTGGCGCCCGAGGCGGTCGACGCGACGATCGCCGCCTTCGAAGCGGCGGGGGAGCCGTCGCCCGTGCCGATTGGCACGCTGGTCCCGTCAGCGGGCGCACGCCCGGTGATCGAGGTGGTCGACGGCGCGGCCTGA
- a CDS encoding TRAP transporter substrate-binding protein, which yields MSRREALVAVVIAFLVGVLAAGSLRSARDTAPASGEAVASGPSVRWRVTSAFGTHLPALGDNPVEVADALRAATGGRIDWTVDDPGEVVPAFAIVEAVSRGKIEAGYTWLGYDQGRLAVSVLFGAVPFGMTPWEYTAWWVGGGGGDLAREIYRPLGVEPILCGMIGPETAGWFRKEVNAPEDVEGLKIRFAGLGGRVLQRLGASVTMMPGGELFQALEKGAIDATEFSLPAVDERLGFDRVATFNYFPGWHQPHTTFHLVVHKPTWDALPENDRATIELACGNGVYRNFARAEASQGPVIEALARKGVQTRSLSPSLLAILEAEANAVLEEEANADPGFARVLAHQRAFRARYARWRALAYPDPDGPGGPHGDAGGD from the coding sequence TTGTCCAGACGCGAAGCCCTCGTCGCCGTCGTGATCGCGTTCCTCGTCGGCGTCCTCGCCGCAGGCTCGCTCCGGTCGGCGCGCGACACCGCGCCCGCGAGCGGCGAGGCCGTCGCGAGCGGCCCCTCCGTGCGCTGGCGCGTGACGAGCGCCTTCGGCACCCATCTCCCCGCCCTCGGCGACAACCCCGTCGAGGTGGCCGATGCGCTCCGGGCGGCGACTGGAGGGCGGATCGACTGGACCGTCGACGATCCAGGCGAAGTCGTCCCCGCCTTCGCAATCGTCGAAGCGGTCAGCCGGGGCAAGATCGAGGCCGGTTATACCTGGCTCGGTTACGACCAGGGGAGACTCGCGGTGTCGGTGCTCTTCGGCGCCGTCCCCTTCGGCATGACGCCCTGGGAGTACACCGCCTGGTGGGTCGGCGGCGGCGGGGGCGACCTGGCCCGTGAGATCTATCGACCGCTCGGCGTCGAGCCGATCCTGTGCGGCATGATCGGTCCGGAGACGGCGGGCTGGTTCCGAAAGGAGGTGAACGCCCCCGAAGACGTCGAGGGCCTGAAGATCCGCTTCGCCGGCCTCGGCGGACGCGTGCTTCAGCGGCTCGGTGCGTCGGTGACGATGATGCCGGGGGGCGAGCTCTTCCAGGCCCTCGAGAAGGGGGCCATCGACGCGACCGAGTTCTCCCTGCCCGCCGTCGACGAACGCCTCGGCTTCGATCGCGTGGCGACGTTCAACTACTTCCCCGGCTGGCACCAACCGCACACGACCTTCCATCTCGTCGTCCACAAGCCGACCTGGGACGCGCTGCCGGAGAACGACCGCGCCACGATCGAGCTCGCCTGCGGCAACGGCGTCTACCGCAACTTCGCCCGCGCCGAGGCGAGTCAGGGTCCCGTGATCGAGGCCCTCGCGCGCAAGGGCGTGCAGACGCGATCGCTCTCGCCCTCGCTCCTCGCGATCCTCGAGGCCGAGGCGAACGCGGTCCTCGAAGAGGAAGCGAACGCGGATCCCGGTTTCGCGCGCGTCCTCGCCCACCAACGGGCGTTCCGGGCGCGCTACGCGAGGTGGCGCGCCCTCGCCTATCCCGACCCCGACGGCCCCGGCGGCCCCCACGGAGACGCCGGTGGCGACTGA
- a CDS encoding cytochrome P450, whose protein sequence is MSAAGASAPLPWTAAPRVPGRLPWIGPGLSLLNDPTAWFQRQRQRLGDTYVFETFGYRVFNVFSPLGVKNLWALPEASASKGVGDFALLLHKVPAELFDGRRTFPHGLFARENVEVYLENLREAVDLELAGLGPGGEVEAFAFTRRLAHRMGLASWGSPLATRPGRLERLIPAFDALDSSESFVHPSKGFFTWATGKRREKAALAEIESVYREILAERDAIPEAARQEGFFAELCGNWEGEPEDVRATGIARDVMLVHMGSQSNLFAAMAWTLVHLLERPPLLERVRDGDERLLEQCAHESIRLRQRSIVLRQILQPCVIEDEHAAYQLEPGLFLATMMSVTNVRGIEGLDRFDPEHYANGPMFARQGELPAREWVTTFGHGAHYCPAARFSIRAICLATQALVDGFALEPRFRDPQPRRRQIGGVARADRACRIGYTARG, encoded by the coding sequence GTGAGCGCGGCGGGGGCATCCGCCCCTCTTCCCTGGACCGCCGCCCCTCGCGTTCCGGGCCGTCTGCCCTGGATCGGCCCCGGGCTGTCGCTCCTGAACGACCCGACGGCCTGGTTCCAACGCCAGCGCCAGCGCCTCGGGGACACCTACGTCTTCGAGACCTTCGGGTACCGCGTCTTCAACGTCTTCTCGCCGCTCGGTGTGAAGAACCTGTGGGCGCTCCCGGAAGCCAGCGCGAGCAAGGGCGTCGGCGACTTCGCGCTCCTCTTGCACAAGGTCCCGGCGGAGCTCTTCGACGGGCGCCGGACGTTTCCGCACGGCCTCTTCGCCCGCGAGAACGTCGAGGTCTACCTCGAGAACCTGCGCGAGGCGGTCGACCTCGAGCTCGCGGGTCTCGGGCCCGGCGGCGAGGTCGAGGCCTTCGCATTCACCCGTCGTCTGGCCCATCGCATGGGGCTCGCGTCCTGGGGCTCGCCCCTCGCGACCCGGCCCGGGCGCCTCGAGCGATTGATCCCGGCCTTCGATGCCCTCGACAGCTCCGAGTCCTTCGTCCACCCGTCGAAGGGCTTCTTCACCTGGGCGACGGGCAAGCGTCGCGAGAAGGCCGCACTCGCCGAGATCGAATCGGTCTATCGCGAGATCCTCGCCGAGCGCGACGCGATCCCGGAAGCGGCGCGACAGGAGGGCTTCTTCGCCGAGCTCTGTGGAAACTGGGAGGGTGAACCAGAGGACGTGCGGGCAACCGGGATCGCCCGCGACGTGATGCTGGTCCACATGGGCAGCCAGTCGAATCTCTTCGCCGCGATGGCGTGGACGCTGGTCCATCTCCTGGAGCGCCCGCCCCTGCTCGAGCGGGTACGCGACGGCGACGAGCGACTGCTCGAGCAATGTGCCCACGAATCGATCCGTCTGCGCCAGCGCTCGATCGTGCTGCGGCAGATCCTGCAGCCCTGCGTGATCGAGGACGAACACGCCGCCTATCAGCTCGAGCCCGGGCTCTTCCTGGCGACCATGATGTCGGTCACGAACGTGCGCGGGATCGAAGGCCTCGACCGGTTCGATCCCGAGCACTACGCGAACGGACCGATGTTCGCGCGCCAGGGCGAGCTCCCGGCGCGGGAGTGGGTCACGACCTTCGGCCACGGCGCCCACTACTGCCCGGCGGCCCGCTTCTCGATCCGCGCCATCTGTCTTGCGACCCAGGCCCTCGTCGACGGCTTCGCCCTCGAGCCCCGCTTCCGGGACCCCCAGCCGCGGCGGCGCCAGATCGGCGGGGTCGCGCGCGCGGATCGCGCCTGTCGGATCGGCTACACGGCGCGGGGCTGA
- the ilvD gene encoding dihydroxy-acid dehydratase — translation MQGYRSRTTTFGRNMSGARALWRATGMTDEDFTKPIIAIANSFTQFVPGHVHLHPVGQKVKSIIDGAGGWGVEFNTIAVDDGIAMGHDGMLYSLPSRDLIADSVEYMVNAHCADALICISNCDKITPGMLLATMRLNVPTIFVSGGPMEAGKIAGTHDREGRKLDLIDPMIAAGDDEVSDAELLEMERSACPTCGSCSGMFTANSMNCLNEAIGLALPGNGTIVATHKRRWELFERASKRIVEMARQHYVDGDDSVLPRSIATFEAFENAMALDIAMGGSTNTILHLLGIAQEAGVDYTMADMDRLSRRVPNLCKVAPATEKYHVEDVHRAGGIFTILGELDRGGLIHRDVHTVHAKTLGEGIDQHDLRRPTALDEAKAYALAAPGGVRTNEGFSQDKYFDSTDDDAENGCIRDVEHAYSTEGGLAILFGNIAEDGCVVKTAGVDESIWQFEGPCRVFHSQDNACDAILNNQVKEGDIVVILYEGPKGGPGMQEMLYPTSYLKSKKLGKACALITDGRFSGGTSGLSIGHVSPEAAEGGAIGLVEEGDRIRIDIPNRTIDLVVDDETLAKRRKAMNERGDAAWTPNRKREVSQALKAYGMMATSAAKGAVRDIDQLVERHKI, via the coding sequence ATGCAGGGATACCGCAGCCGCACGACGACCTTCGGACGCAACATGTCCGGCGCGCGCGCGCTCTGGCGCGCGACGGGCATGACCGACGAAGACTTCACCAAGCCGATCATCGCGATCGCCAACTCCTTCACCCAGTTCGTTCCGGGCCACGTCCACCTTCATCCGGTCGGACAGAAAGTGAAGTCGATCATCGACGGAGCCGGAGGCTGGGGCGTAGAGTTCAACACGATCGCCGTCGACGACGGGATCGCGATGGGCCACGACGGGATGCTCTACTCCCTGCCCTCTCGCGACCTGATCGCGGACAGCGTCGAGTACATGGTGAACGCCCACTGCGCCGACGCGCTGATCTGCATCTCGAACTGCGACAAGATCACCCCGGGCATGCTGCTCGCGACGATGCGGCTGAACGTGCCGACGATCTTCGTCTCGGGCGGTCCGATGGAAGCGGGCAAGATCGCCGGAACCCACGACCGCGAGGGTCGCAAGCTCGACCTGATCGACCCGATGATCGCCGCCGGCGACGACGAGGTCTCCGACGCGGAGCTCCTCGAGATGGAGCGCTCCGCGTGTCCGACCTGCGGCTCCTGCTCCGGCATGTTCACCGCGAACAGCATGAACTGCCTGAACGAGGCGATCGGCCTCGCGCTACCCGGCAACGGAACGATCGTCGCGACCCACAAGCGCCGCTGGGAGCTTTTCGAGCGCGCTTCGAAGCGGATCGTCGAGATGGCGAGGCAGCACTACGTCGATGGCGACGACTCGGTGCTGCCGCGATCGATCGCGACCTTCGAGGCCTTCGAGAACGCGATGGCGCTCGACATCGCGATGGGCGGCTCGACGAACACGATCCTCCACCTGCTCGGGATCGCCCAGGAGGCGGGCGTCGACTACACGATGGCCGACATGGATCGGCTCTCGCGGCGCGTCCCGAACCTCTGCAAGGTCGCCCCGGCGACCGAGAAGTACCACGTCGAAGACGTCCACCGCGCCGGCGGGATCTTCACGATCCTCGGCGAGCTCGATCGCGGCGGACTGATCCACCGGGACGTCCACACGGTCCATGCGAAGACGCTGGGCGAAGGCATCGACCAGCACGACCTCCGTCGCCCCACCGCCCTCGACGAGGCGAAGGCGTACGCCCTCGCCGCCCCCGGCGGCGTCCGCACGAACGAGGGCTTCTCTCAGGACAAGTACTTCGACTCGACCGATGACGACGCCGAGAACGGCTGCATTCGCGACGTGGAGCACGCCTATTCGACCGAGGGCGGCCTCGCGATCCTCTTCGGCAACATCGCGGAGGACGGCTGCGTCGTGAAGACAGCGGGCGTCGACGAGTCGATCTGGCAGTTCGAAGGTCCGTGCCGGGTCTTCCACTCCCAGGACAACGCCTGCGATGCGATCCTGAACAACCAGGTCAAGGAAGGCGACATCGTCGTCATCCTCTACGAGGGCCCCAAGGGCGGACCGGGTATGCAGGAGATGCTCTACCCGACCTCGTACCTCAAGTCGAAGAAGCTCGGGAAGGCCTGCGCGCTCATCACCGACGGGCGCTTCAGCGGCGGGACCTCCGGCCTCTCGATCGGCCACGTGTCCCCGGAAGCGGCGGAGGGCGGCGCGATCGGACTCGTCGAAGAAGGCGATCGGATCAGGATCGACATCCCGAACCGAACGATCGATCTGGTGGTCGACGACGAGACCCTCGCAAAGCGGCGGAAGGCGATGAACGAACGCGGCGACGCGGCGTGGACGCCCAACCGCAAGCGCGAGGTGTCCCAGGCGCTCAAGGCCTACGGGATGATGGCGACCAGCGCGGCCAAGGGCGCCGTTCGCGACATCGACCAGCTCGTCGAGCGACACAAGATCTGA
- a CDS encoding dienelactone hydrolase family protein, with protein MLEQYETTSFTHDGLTRDVFVRGEGPGIVVMTEIPGIYEAVIEFSDRLVDAGYRVYLPDLIGTPGKPFSNGYALKSMARACIAREFHVLASRGSSPITVWLRALARKAHEECGGPGVGCIGMCLTGNFGLAMMVDEAVMAPVLSQPSLPFPFGAERRAALHLSDEDLAVVKQRVDENGCKVLGLRFTGDPMCPPERFETLRRELGDGFEGIEIDSSKQNPHGNPADAHSVVTRHLIDEEGHPTKAALDRVMSFFAERLRSA; from the coding sequence ATGCTCGAGCAATACGAAACGACTTCGTTCACCCACGACGGACTGACCCGGGACGTCTTCGTCCGCGGCGAGGGGCCCGGCATCGTCGTGATGACGGAGATCCCCGGGATCTACGAAGCCGTCATCGAGTTCTCCGACCGCCTCGTCGACGCGGGCTACCGCGTCTACCTGCCCGACCTGATCGGGACGCCGGGCAAGCCCTTCTCGAACGGCTACGCCCTGAAGTCGATGGCCCGCGCCTGCATCGCGCGGGAGTTCCACGTCCTCGCCAGCCGCGGGTCGAGCCCGATCACGGTCTGGCTCCGCGCGCTCGCGCGCAAGGCCCATGAGGAATGCGGGGGGCCCGGCGTCGGATGCATCGGGATGTGCCTCACCGGGAACTTCGGTCTCGCCATGATGGTCGACGAGGCCGTGATGGCGCCCGTGCTCTCCCAGCCTTCGCTGCCGTTCCCGTTCGGCGCGGAGCGTCGCGCCGCGCTCCATCTCTCGGACGAGGACCTGGCCGTGGTCAAGCAGCGCGTCGATGAGAATGGCTGCAAGGTGCTCGGTCTGCGTTTCACCGGCGACCCGATGTGTCCGCCCGAACGCTTCGAGACGCTCCGGCGCGAGCTGGGCGACGGGTTCGAAGGAATCGAGATCGATTCCTCGAAGCAGAACCCGCACGGGAATCCGGCGGACGCCCACAGCGTCGTCACGCGTCATCTGATCGACGAAGAGGGACATCCGACGAAGGCGGCCCTCGACCGCGTGATGTCCTTCTTCGCGGAGCGCCTCCGATCGGCCTGA